In one window of Calypte anna isolate BGI_N300 chromosome 1, bCalAnn1_v1.p, whole genome shotgun sequence DNA:
- the RFXAP gene encoding LOW QUALITY PROTEIN: regulatory factor X-associated protein (The sequence of the model RefSeq protein was modified relative to this genomic sequence to represent the inferred CDS: deleted 2 bases in 1 codon) produces MGLSCSDERCNTEKASKERRVKEHEGFAFVVLPRPQGRRNRDPDPDPDPDSNPGPRALCRHSEARAPAPPSPGHARAAEARARWDRVRAILAAVTVTGALLARAPPPIPPSSASSSFASSSSPPQLALLVMQPGGGEEAAAGGGMLPVLPLPVADPPLAPPGSGGLMLFCELGGPGDGETEAGEEAEAAGGESTASPEELEEEEAAAAATAVTVAASSGEGAVVGVCKSCNYQGCSETTTQVVKQRKPWMCKRHRNKIYKDKYKRKKSDQALGGGAAAAAGGGPRAEDSVEGSVSVTKQRTGAVGDRPARPTLLEQVLNKKRLSLLRSPEVVQFLQKQQRLLSQQALEQRQQQFQGAPG; encoded by the exons ATGGGTCTTAGCTGCTCAGATGAACGTTGTAATACTGAAAAAGCATCCAAAGAACGACGTGTAA AAGAACACGAGGGCTTCGCGTTTGTGGTGCTTCCGCGGCCCCAAGGCAGGAGGAACCGAGACCCGGACCCAGACCCGGACCCGGATTCGAACCCTGGTCCTCGGGCTCTGTGTCGTCACTCCGAGGCGCGCGCACCCGCCCCGCCTTCCCCGGGACACGCCAGGGCCGCCGAGGCGCGTGCGCGCTGGGACCGGGTGCGCGCAATCCTCGCAGCGGTCACGGTGACCGGCGCCCTCCTTGCCCGC GCCCCGCCGCCGATTCCCCCTTCCTCCGCTTCCTCCTCCttcgcctcctcctcctcgccgCCGCAGCTGGCGCTGCTCGTGATGCAGCCGGGCGGcggggaggaggcggcggccgGGGGAGGGATGCTGCCGGTGCTGCCGCTCCCAGTCGCCGACCCGCCGCTGGCGCCCCCCGGTAGCGGCGGCCTCATGTTATTCTGCGAGCTGGGGGGTCCCGGAGACGGTGAGACAGAGGCGGGGGAAGAGGCCGAGGCGGCGGGCGGTGAGAGCACAGCCAGTCcggaggagctggaggaggaggaggcggcggcggcggcgactGCGGTGACCGTGGCGGCTTCGAGCGGCGAAGGGGCGGTGGTCGGAGTCTGCAAGAGCTGCAACTACCAGGGCTGCAGCGAGACCACCACGCAGGTGGTGAAGCAGCGCAAGCCCTGGATGTGCAAACGGCACCGCAACAAGATCTACAAGGACAAGTACAAGCGCAAGAAGAGCGACCAGGCCCTGGGGGGCGGCGCAGCGGCCGCGGCGGGGGGCGGCCCGAGGGCCGAG GATAGTGTTGAAGGTTCAGTTTCTGTTACAAAACAGAGGACAGGAGCTGTTGGAGATCGCCCAGCAAGGCCTACTCTTCTAGAACAAGTATTGAATAAAAAGAGGCTG TCCCTACTGAGAAGTCCAGAAGTAGTTCAGTTTCTACAGAAACAGCAGCGACTGTTAAGTCAGCAGGCTTTGGAACAAAGGCAGCAACAGTTTCAAGGAGCACCTGGATAA